The following are encoded together in the Variovorax sp. PBS-H4 genome:
- a CDS encoding ABC transporter ATP-binding protein: MTATLVLQDVARHFGGVPAVDKVSLQVPAGQITGLIGPNGAGKTTVVNLITGLLHLSAGKVLLDGRDVSREEAPELARAGVARTFQNIRLVPDASVLENVVAGFHRHEKAGLWANLLGLPSARAEAKRMNEQAMALLERFGMAALAEHRAGGLSYGHQRRIEMMRALATEPKLLLLDEPVAGMNDAEAESLAGIFRNVAASGVAVLLIEHNMRFVMSLCSHLYVLASGRLIAEGLPEAVGRDPKVVEAYLGA; the protein is encoded by the coding sequence ATGACCGCGACGCTGGTCCTCCAGGATGTGGCGCGCCATTTCGGCGGCGTGCCGGCCGTCGACAAGGTGAGCCTGCAGGTCCCGGCCGGGCAGATCACCGGCCTGATCGGGCCGAACGGCGCCGGCAAGACCACGGTGGTGAACCTGATCACCGGGCTGCTGCACCTCAGCGCGGGCAAGGTGCTGCTGGACGGCAGGGACGTCTCGCGCGAGGAAGCGCCCGAGCTGGCGCGTGCCGGCGTGGCCCGCACCTTCCAGAACATCCGCCTGGTGCCCGACGCCAGCGTGCTGGAGAACGTGGTGGCCGGCTTCCACCGACACGAAAAGGCCGGCCTCTGGGCCAACCTGCTGGGCCTGCCGTCCGCGCGCGCCGAGGCGAAAAGGATGAACGAGCAGGCGATGGCGCTGTTGGAGCGCTTCGGCATGGCGGCGCTCGCCGAGCACCGCGCCGGAGGCCTCTCCTACGGGCACCAGCGCCGCATCGAGATGATGCGGGCGCTGGCGACCGAGCCGAAGCTGCTGCTGCTCGACGAGCCCGTGGCCGGCATGAACGACGCCGAGGCCGAGAGCCTGGCCGGTATCTTCCGCAACGTGGCGGCCAGCGGCGTCGCCGTGCTGCTGATCGAGCACAACATGCGCTTCGTCATGTCCTTGTGCTCGCATCTTTATGTGCTGGCCTCGGGCCGGCTGATCGCCGAAGGCCTGCCGGAGGCGGTGGGCCGCGACCCGAAGGTCGTCGAAGCGTACCTGGGAGCCTGA
- a CDS encoding branched-chain amino acid ABC transporter permease has protein sequence MMNFFYTYQSLFDHILVYALLAMSQYVVLRAGVFSLGTAGFASLGAYGCALLITKAAWPPSAAIVAGTLLGTLASALLAFPLSRLRGVFQAVATLALVQIVLSVTQNWASVTNGALGVNGIPKVAGTGVLLAVVVVVVLGLVAMGRYSVGRAMDVIREDETVAVSLGISVPHYHRIAFILSGLLAGLGGALQATSSYAITPGEFGFGMLVAALAMVVLGGRTTVWGALVGAAILTTLPELFRVFADYRNVVQGILLMLVIVYLPRGVADTVIAMLRDRRLRRAAGGATATPSAASGSAVATSIGAHP, from the coding sequence ATGATGAATTTCTTCTACACCTACCAGTCGCTGTTCGACCACATCCTGGTCTACGCGTTGCTGGCGATGAGCCAGTACGTGGTGCTGCGCGCCGGCGTGTTCTCGCTGGGCACCGCGGGCTTCGCCTCGCTGGGTGCCTACGGCTGCGCCTTGCTGATCACCAAGGCCGCCTGGCCGCCGTCCGCGGCGATCGTCGCCGGCACCCTGCTGGGCACCCTGGCCAGCGCCTTGCTGGCGTTCCCCTTGTCGCGGCTTCGCGGTGTGTTCCAGGCCGTGGCCACGCTGGCGCTGGTGCAGATCGTGCTGTCGGTCACGCAGAACTGGGCCAGCGTCACCAACGGCGCGCTGGGCGTCAACGGCATTCCCAAGGTGGCGGGCACCGGCGTGCTGCTGGCGGTGGTGGTGGTCGTGGTGCTGGGGCTGGTCGCCATGGGCCGCTACAGCGTGGGCCGGGCGATGGACGTGATCCGCGAAGACGAGACCGTGGCGGTGTCGCTGGGCATCTCGGTGCCGCACTACCACCGCATCGCGTTCATCCTGTCCGGGCTGCTGGCCGGCCTGGGGGGCGCGCTGCAGGCCACCAGCAGCTATGCCATCACGCCCGGCGAGTTCGGCTTCGGCATGCTGGTGGCGGCGCTGGCGATGGTGGTGCTGGGCGGCCGCACCACCGTGTGGGGCGCGCTGGTGGGCGCCGCCATCCTGACCACGCTGCCCGAACTGTTCCGCGTGTTCGCCGACTACCGCAACGTGGTGCAGGGCATCCTGCTGATGCTGGTGATCGTGTACCTGCCGCGCGGCGTGGCCGATACCGTGATCGCGATGCTGCGCGACCGCCGGCTGCGGCGCGCCGCAGGCGGCGCAACCGCAACCCCATCGGCCGCGTCTGGCAGTGCCGTCGCGACTTCGATCGGAGCGCACCCATGA